One genomic window of Actinoalloteichus hoggarensis includes the following:
- a CDS encoding maltotransferase domain-containing protein, with product MSGRLVVDEVSPVISLGRYPAKAVVGEHVPIQATLWREGHDQQAAHVSWRGPDDRVARQTRMLPVDPGLDRWSAVIRPDRPGLWTFRVDTWSDPWATWRHAVETKIGAGQDAVELANDLETGARLLERVVRRPGSRAVRAALTTAVEALRDQDRPLPQRVAPAFDEPVDTVMTEQPVRELVTRGVVHQLWVDRERALFGSWYEFFPRSTGGRDQTGRPVHGTFRTAIAELDRIADLGFDVVYLPPIHPIGHTHRKGPNNTLTATPRDVGSPWAIGSPDGGHDAVHPDLGTLDDFDRFVTRAAELGLEVALDLALQCSPDHPWVTHHPEWFTRRPDGTIAYAENPPKKYQDIYPLDFDNDPDGLYAEIHRVLTHWIDHGVRIFRVDNPHTKPPAFWHRLIIDLRTRHPDVLFLSEAFTRPARMYGLSRLGFTQHYTYFTWRTTKHELTEFGRDLVDHAHEARPNLFVNTPDILPTSLAHASPAAFAIRAALAATLSPSWGVYAGFELVENQPVRPGSEEYLDSEKYELRPRDHTRALREGRSLEPWLHTLNEIRRRNRALATLRTLRFHHVDNEALIAYSKTDPETGDAVIVVVTLDPDVPQEGTVWLDLPELRMAWQDRFTAHEEVTGARWDWGRTNYVRLDPHRAVAHIVSVRRR from the coding sequence GTGAGCGGACGACTGGTCGTCGACGAGGTGTCACCAGTGATCAGCCTCGGTCGGTATCCGGCCAAGGCGGTGGTCGGCGAACACGTTCCGATCCAGGCCACCCTGTGGCGGGAGGGCCATGATCAGCAGGCGGCCCACGTCTCCTGGCGAGGCCCGGACGACCGCGTCGCGCGGCAGACCCGCATGCTGCCGGTCGATCCCGGCCTGGATCGCTGGTCGGCGGTGATCCGCCCCGACCGGCCGGGGCTGTGGACGTTCCGAGTGGACACGTGGTCGGATCCGTGGGCGACGTGGCGGCATGCGGTGGAGACGAAGATCGGCGCCGGTCAGGACGCGGTGGAACTGGCCAACGACCTGGAGACCGGCGCCCGACTGTTGGAGCGCGTGGTCCGCAGGCCGGGCAGCAGAGCAGTGCGAGCGGCGCTGACCACGGCGGTCGAGGCGTTGCGCGACCAGGATCGGCCGCTGCCACAGCGGGTGGCTCCCGCGTTCGACGAACCCGTCGACACGGTGATGACCGAACAGCCGGTGCGCGAACTGGTCACCAGGGGAGTGGTCCATCAGCTCTGGGTCGATCGGGAACGGGCTCTGTTCGGTTCGTGGTACGAGTTCTTCCCCCGTTCCACCGGGGGCAGGGATCAGACCGGCAGACCCGTCCACGGCACCTTCCGCACCGCCATCGCCGAACTCGACCGCATCGCCGACCTCGGCTTCGACGTCGTCTACCTCCCCCCGATCCACCCCATCGGCCATACCCACCGCAAAGGACCCAACAACACCCTCACCGCCACCCCGCGGGATGTCGGCTCCCCCTGGGCCATCGGCTCACCCGACGGCGGACACGACGCCGTCCACCCCGACCTCGGCACCCTCGACGACTTCGACCGCTTCGTCACCCGCGCGGCCGAACTGGGACTGGAGGTCGCCCTGGATCTCGCACTGCAATGCTCACCCGACCATCCCTGGGTCACCCACCACCCCGAATGGTTCACCCGCCGACCCGACGGCACCATCGCCTACGCCGAGAACCCGCCCAAGAAATACCAGGACATCTACCCGCTCGACTTCGACAACGACCCCGACGGCCTCTACGCCGAGATCCACCGCGTCCTCACCCACTGGATCGACCACGGCGTCCGCATCTTCCGCGTCGACAACCCCCACACGAAGCCGCCCGCGTTCTGGCACCGGCTGATCATCGACCTCAGAACCCGCCACCCCGACGTGCTGTTCCTGTCCGAGGCCTTCACCCGACCCGCCCGTATGTACGGACTCTCCCGACTCGGCTTCACCCAGCACTACACCTACTTCACCTGGCGCACCACCAAACACGAACTCACCGAGTTCGGCCGAGACCTCGTCGACCACGCCCACGAAGCCCGCCCCAACCTGTTCGTCAACACCCCCGACATCCTTCCCACCTCACTGGCCCACGCGAGTCCCGCCGCCTTCGCCATCCGTGCCGCCCTCGCCGCCACCCTCTCCCCCAGCTGGGGCGTCTACGCCGGTTTCGAACTCGTCGAGAACCAACCCGTCCGCCCCGGCTCCGAGGAATACCTCGACTCCGAGAAGTACGAACTCCGACCCCGGGACCACACTCGGGCGTTGCGCGAGGGCCGGTCGCTCGAACCGTGGCTGCACACCCTCAACGAGATCCGCCGGCGCAATCGGGCGCTGGCGACGCTGCGCACCCTGCGCTTCCATCACGTCGACAACGAGGCGTTGATCGCCTATTCGAAGACGGACCCGGAGACCGGGGACGCCGTCATCGTGGTGGTCACCCTTGATCCCGATGTGCCACAGGAGGGCACGGTGTGGCTGGACCTGCCCGAGCTGAGGATGGCGTGGCAGGACCGCTTCACGGCCCATGAGGAGGTCACCGGGGCACGGTGGGACTGGGGCCGGACCAACTACGTCCGGCTCGATCCGCACCGCGCCGTCGCGCACATCGTCTCGGTGCGACGGCGTTGA